One Eurosta solidaginis isolate ZX-2024a chromosome 5, ASM4086904v1, whole genome shotgun sequence DNA segment encodes these proteins:
- the LOC137252739 gene encoding facilitated trehalose transporter Tret1-like, protein MLKICAKSEGLFKREYRRQLLTSICITIIPFAHGLGLGWYSVIFAKLQSPIETALDFVITVNEGSWMGGLTSLGGGCGNIVFGILADLVGRKASLYFLAIPYAISWVLIYFAKSVEYLYVGRFLAGISGGGSYVMVPIFIGEIADPKIRGRLTSLFSLNLNSGIFIGYIVTARLPYHFIPVLGVALPAIFFLSQLFFPETPMFLIQRGLDKRAKKSLKFYRNFQSTTKESIEEFEIEFDNLKCAVTASHNINMNVTWRDFCNKRAAIAFANSLVLMMLNIFCGAYAILYYTSNIFIQARANLDPDTNTIIVGLVQVTGVCAATILVDKFGRKPLLMFSCGATCVGLTIFGLYGYLLQNTAVDVSGLSSWLPLVNVCLVMFVVNAGLIPIPFVLLVELMPPKIRAKASAICLVIFNIFGFLLMKVFPVALEDFGLALPMWSFALLDLFGLVYISLFIKETKGMSLNKVDP, encoded by the exons TTACCATAATCCCATTTGCGCATGGCTTAGGTTTGGGTTGGTATTCagtaatatttgcaaaattgcaGTCTCCGATTGAAACCGCTTTGGATTTTGTAATAACAGTAAATGAAGGATCATGGATGGGTGGACTTACTTCGCTTGGTGGTGGATGCGGAAATATCGTTTTCGGTATTTTGGCCGATTTAGTAGGCCGTAAAGCTAGCCTTTATTTTCTAGCAATTCCATATGCC atttcTTGGGTACTCATTTATTTTGCAAAATCTGTGGAGTACTTATATGTGGGACGTTTTCTTGCTGGTATTAGTGGTGGTGGCTCATATGTCATGGTGCCAATCTTTATTGGTGAAATAGCTGATCCCAA aaTACGTGGTCGCTTGACTTCCCTCTTTTCGCTTAATCTAAATAGTGGCATATTTATTGGTTACATAGTAACAGCACGTTTACCATATCATTTCATACCAGTTTTGGGCGTTGCTTTGCCTGCGATCTTCTTTCTATCGCAATTATTTTTCCCAGAAACGCCAATGTTTTTAATACAACGTGGCTTAGATAAACGCGCAAAGAAATCTTTAAAATTCTATCGCAATTTCCAATCGACTACAAAAGAAAGTATAGAAGAATTCGAAATCGAATTTGATAATTTGAAATGTGCCGTTACAGCTAGTCAtaatataaatatgaatgtaaCTTGGCGTGATTTTT GCAATAAACGAGCGGCTATCGCTTTTGCCAATAGTTTAGTTTTGATGATGTTAAATATATTTTGTGGTGCTTATGCAATACTTTATTACACCTCTAATATATTTATACAAGCTCGTGCTAATTTGGATCCAGATACCAATACGATAATTGTGGGTTTGGTGCAAGTGACTGGTGTTTGTGCGGCAACGATTTTGGTGGACAAATTTGGTCGTAAACCTTTGCTGATGTTCTCGTGTGGCGCAACTTGTGTGGGCCTGACAATATTTGGGTTATATGGTTATTTGCTCCAGAACACTGCAGTCGATGTGTCGGGCTTGAGTTCTTGGCTGCCTCTAGTGAATGTGTGTCTTGTTATGTTCGTTGTTAATGCAGGCCTTATACCGATACCATTTGTTTTACTGGTGGAATTAATGCCACCCAAG ATACGCGCAAAGGCTTCAGCCATTTGTTTGGTGATATTTAACATTTTTGGATTCCTTTTGATGAAAGTATTTCCTGTTGCATTGGAAGATTTCGGCTTAGCTCTGCCAATGTGGAGTTTTGCCTTATTAGATCTATTCGGTTTGGTGTACATTTCTTTATTCATAAAAGAAACTAAAGGGATGTCTCTAAATAAAGTCGATCCCTAA